AGTGTCGGGAGGGCTGATGGTCGATCAGGAACCGTCCGCGATCAGCAGGAGACGCACCCTCGGGGGTGCGCTCGCGGGCGGAGCCGCCTTCGCGGCCGGAGGTTTGCTGAACGGCTGCGCCGCGCGCAGCGACGTGCGACGGCGCGACACCGCCGACCCGTGGAGACAGTTCGCGGGGTGCACGCTCAACTTCGTCTCCGAGAACACCGCCCCGACCAGCGCCATCGCGGCCGACGCGGAGCGCTTCACCGCGCTGACCGGGATCCACGTCAACATCGTGACCCTGGAACTGTCCGCGCTGGTGCAGAAGGTCGCGCTCGACCTGGCCTCCGGGCAGTCCCAGTACCAGATCATCTACGCCGACTCCTACCAGGTGCTGGCTCCCTACGCGGACGGACTGGTCGACCTGCGGGAACCGGCATCCGACGACTCGCTGCCGGGGGACGACTCGGACCTGGCCGACTTCTTCCCGCTGCAGATGGACGTCTCGGGACGGTTCGGCGAGGGGGACCGGGTGCTCGCGCTGCCCTACGACTGCGCGACGATGATCTGGCAGTACCGCAGGGACCTGTTCGAGGCCCACCACGACCGGATGGCCGACGACCTGGGATTCGATCCGACCCCGGGGCCGCAGCGGAGCTGGGAGGAGTACTACCGGATCGCCCGGTGGTTCAACGACAACGTCGACGAGGTCTCCTACGGCACCGGCCACCAGGCCAAGCAGCACGACTCCCTGATGTGCGACTTCTCCAACGTGCTGTTCGCCCACGGCGGGCAGTACTTCGAGAACGGGGAGCACGTCGGACGCTTCGGCGCGGTCGATCCGGGCCCGAGCACGCTCGGCTCGGAGGAGGCCCTGGCCGGAGCCGAGTTCTACAGCAGGCTGCTCTCCATAGCCGACCCCGCCTCCACCACGTGGGACTGGACCGGCCTCGGCGCGGCGTTCGCCGCGGGCAGGGTCGCGATGTGCCCGAACTGGCACGAGTTCGCCGCGGACAACGAGCGGGCCCTTCCCGGCAAGGTCGGCTACACCACGCTGCCGAGCGGCCCGGCGAGGTCGGCGAACATGTACGGAGGGGCCGGGATCGCGATCAACGGCAACACCGCCCCCAACGAGCGGGCCGCGGCCTGGCTGTTCCTGAAGTGGGCCACCTCCCGCAAGACCCAGCTGCGCAACCTCACCGGGGAGGTCGGAGGGGCCACCCCGACGCGGAGCTCCATCTACAGCACCCCCGAGATCCGGCGCGCGCAGCAGCGCCCGACCGGGATGCCGACCATGCTGACCGCACCCGCCGTGCAGCAGGCCTGGAAACCCGAGTACTCGGGGCTGCGCCCGAAGATTCCGATGTGGAACGAGTGCGACACCGCGATATACACCGAACTGTCGAGAATGCTGGCCGGGGACGTCGCGCCGCACCGGGCGATGCGTGACGCGCGCGACCACATCGACCGCATCGTCTCCCGAGGGTGGGTGGCAGCGGAATGAACGCTTCCGAGAAC
The sequence above is a segment of the Actinopolyspora saharensis genome. Coding sequences within it:
- a CDS encoding extracellular solute-binding protein encodes the protein MVDQEPSAISRRRTLGGALAGGAAFAAGGLLNGCAARSDVRRRDTADPWRQFAGCTLNFVSENTAPTSAIAADAERFTALTGIHVNIVTLELSALVQKVALDLASGQSQYQIIYADSYQVLAPYADGLVDLREPASDDSLPGDDSDLADFFPLQMDVSGRFGEGDRVLALPYDCATMIWQYRRDLFEAHHDRMADDLGFDPTPGPQRSWEEYYRIARWFNDNVDEVSYGTGHQAKQHDSLMCDFSNVLFAHGGQYFENGEHVGRFGAVDPGPSTLGSEEALAGAEFYSRLLSIADPASTTWDWTGLGAAFAAGRVAMCPNWHEFAADNERALPGKVGYTTLPSGPARSANMYGGAGIAINGNTAPNERAAAWLFLKWATSRKTQLRNLTGEVGGATPTRSSIYSTPEIRRAQQRPTGMPTMLTAPAVQQAWKPEYSGLRPKIPMWNECDTAIYTELSRMLAGDVAPHRAMRDARDHIDRIVSRGWVAAE